One Natrinema longum genomic window carries:
- a CDS encoding V-type ATP synthase subunit F yields MSQEIAVVGSPEFTTGFRLAGVRRFENVPDDEKDERLDDAATAALEDEGVGIVVMHDDDLEHLSRNVRQEVETSVEPVVVTIGSGTGGGGLRDQIKRAIGIDLMDEDEDS; encoded by the coding sequence ATGAGCCAGGAAATCGCGGTCGTTGGCAGTCCGGAGTTTACGACCGGCTTCCGCCTCGCTGGCGTCCGCCGGTTCGAGAACGTCCCGGACGACGAGAAGGACGAACGGCTGGACGACGCTGCAACGGCAGCCCTCGAAGACGAGGGCGTCGGGATCGTCGTCATGCACGACGACGACCTCGAGCACCTGTCGCGAAACGTTCGCCAGGAAGTCGAAACGAGCGTCGAGCCGGTCGTCGTCACGATCGGCAGCGGTACGGGAGGCGGCGGGCTGCGCGACCAGATCAAACGCGCGATCGGGATCGACCTGATGGACGAGGACGAAGACAGCTAA
- a CDS encoding V-type ATP synthase subunit C: MSTGASNPEYVNARVRSRRAAMLSDEDYRKLIRMGPSEIARFMEETEYEREINELGTRFSGVDLIEYALNRNLAKHFDDLLEWSEGKLYDRIVRYLRKFDVWNLKTIIRGIYTDTDPEEIRTDLIRAGELDDGTIDRLVEVDSIEDVIELLDGTIFAEHLEVAFEEYEESGALVPLENALDRAFYENLLADLGRPQEGPEAKYVEFLEAEIDFRNARNALRLARSGSDLDPAAYYIEGGVLFDESDLNRLVGDYDALVDHIAENKRYGDRLSGALDRLRDADSLIQFEHALDAALLEYADLLSSVYPTSISPVLSFVLGKEREVENIRAIARGREVGLDETEIEEELVIL; encoded by the coding sequence ATGAGTACGGGTGCCTCGAATCCGGAGTACGTGAACGCTCGCGTTCGCTCGCGTCGAGCGGCGATGTTGTCCGACGAGGATTACCGAAAGCTGATCCGGATGGGGCCGAGCGAGATCGCGCGGTTCATGGAGGAGACGGAGTACGAGCGCGAGATCAACGAACTCGGGACGCGGTTCTCGGGCGTCGACCTGATCGAGTACGCGCTCAACCGCAACCTCGCGAAGCACTTCGACGACTTGCTCGAGTGGTCGGAGGGGAAACTCTACGACCGCATCGTTCGGTACCTCCGGAAGTTCGACGTCTGGAACCTGAAGACGATCATCCGTGGTATCTACACGGATACCGACCCCGAAGAGATCCGGACGGATCTCATTCGCGCCGGCGAACTCGACGACGGGACGATCGATCGGTTGGTCGAGGTCGACTCGATCGAGGACGTCATCGAACTGCTCGATGGGACGATCTTCGCCGAGCACCTCGAGGTCGCCTTCGAAGAGTACGAAGAGAGTGGCGCGCTCGTCCCCCTCGAGAACGCGCTCGATCGGGCGTTCTACGAGAACTTGCTCGCGGATCTCGGCCGGCCCCAGGAGGGGCCGGAAGCGAAGTACGTCGAGTTCCTCGAGGCCGAGATCGACTTCCGGAACGCCCGGAACGCGTTGCGTCTCGCGCGAAGCGGTTCGGATCTCGATCCCGCGGCCTACTACATCGAGGGCGGCGTGTTGTTCGACGAGTCGGATCTGAACCGGTTGGTCGGTGACTACGACGCCCTCGTCGATCACATCGCCGAGAACAAACGCTACGGCGACCGCCTCTCGGGGGCGCTCGACCGACTGCGGGATGCTGACAGCCTTATACAGTTCGAGCACGCACTTGACGCTGCGTTGCTCGAGTACGCGGATCTGCTTTCGAGCGTGTATCCGACCTCGATCTCACCCGTTCTGTCGTTCGTTCTCGGGAAGGAACGCGAGGTCGAGAACATCCGCGCCATCGCGCGGGGTCGCGAGGTCGGACTCGACGAAACCGAGATCGAAGAGGAGCTGGTGATCCTATGA
- a CDS encoding V-type ATP synthase subunit E codes for MSLDTVVEDIREEAHARAEDIRSEGETRAEEIESAAREDADEIIADAEAEVESEIEQLREQRLSSAKLEAKQKRLEARRDALAEVRDAVEDELAALEGDTRESLTRDLLEAATVEFDEGDDVTVYGRSDDAELLESILEEYDGYEYAGEYDCLGGVVVESDQSRVRVNNTFDSVLEDVWEDNLQEISNRLFEQ; via the coding sequence ATGAGTCTGGACACAGTCGTTGAGGACATTCGAGAAGAGGCTCACGCGCGTGCGGAGGATATCCGCAGTGAGGGCGAAACGCGCGCCGAAGAGATCGAGTCAGCCGCCCGAGAGGACGCCGACGAGATCATCGCCGACGCCGAAGCCGAGGTCGAGAGCGAGATCGAGCAGTTGCGCGAACAGCGACTCTCCAGCGCGAAGCTGGAGGCGAAACAGAAACGACTGGAGGCACGCCGCGACGCCCTCGCGGAGGTCCGTGACGCGGTCGAGGACGAACTCGCTGCCCTCGAGGGAGACACCCGCGAATCCCTCACTCGTGACCTGCTCGAGGCGGCGACGGTCGAGTTCGACGAGGGCGACGACGTCACCGTCTACGGCCGCAGCGACGACGCGGAGTTGCTCGAATCGATCCTCGAGGAGTACGACGGCTACGAGTACGCCGGCGAGTACGATTGTCTCGGCGGCGTCGTCGTCGAGAGCGACCAGTCCCGTGTCCGCGTCAACAACACGTTCGACTCGGTGCTCGAGGACGTATGGGAAGACAACCTCCAGGAAATCAGCAACAGACTCTTCGAGCAATGA
- a CDS encoding V-type ATP synthase subunit I, whose protein sequence is MPTVIEAVHELSLVHLSDYDGSWDGFDNGNPMTGADDASEKLVTVRALESTLELSADEADPGTLEEGWEDRLEEIRTRINDLDDRRVEINDELRQVDEKIDRVAPFAELGIDLDLLSGYETVDVLVGEGPLEEVEAAVDASDDVRAFETFTGGDVVAIVAAPAQGADEEPIDDALVGVEFTRYEVPDTEQSPEDYVADLESRKRDLESQLEEIDAELAEIKQEEAAFLLRVEEELTIEVQQAEAPLQFATTDHAFVAEGWLPTEEYDRLVATLNDAVGDSVEVEELVRADYNDEGYPTRTEDVDHGGSGGAEETTEAEEREAATQEAIADGGTTAASGDVVTMVDEPPVIQDNTGPAKPFEFLLRLIDRPKYSELDPTIVLLLTFPAFYGFMLGDLGYGMIYTAVGFLMYSRFDEDIIRSLGAIGMWAGGFTMLFGVLYGEFFGMHFLGEVVFGGSPPLHKGLQPVYANYGQTWLMVSVLIGLAHLTLGYAFGFFNDLDHGVTDAFLENGSWALLMVGVWVWIFSRHGEGVKPDFLYTSFGTGSEAAFELGFTGFATEVGLYAGLPIAAIGFVTMVYGEVKHYGVLGIIIGGLESFNVLGDVLSYLRIAAVILAKAGMAFVVNMLFFGVYVVETDHGAEWHFGTSHAPQYMLEQGTYHGHEVSEVMFGGLLHGGLVMAILGVVILVVGHIVVLLLGITSAGLQGIRLEYVEFFNRFYEGGGRTFEPFGGIRSDDD, encoded by the coding sequence ATGCCTACGGTCATCGAGGCGGTCCACGAGCTGAGTCTCGTCCACCTCTCGGACTACGACGGCTCTTGGGACGGATTCGACAACGGCAACCCGATGACGGGTGCCGACGACGCATCCGAGAAGCTGGTGACCGTCCGCGCCCTCGAGAGTACCCTCGAGCTATCGGCCGACGAGGCCGATCCGGGGACGCTCGAGGAGGGCTGGGAAGACCGGCTCGAGGAGATCCGAACGCGGATCAACGACCTCGACGACCGCCGCGTGGAGATCAACGACGAACTGCGGCAGGTCGACGAGAAGATCGACCGCGTGGCACCCTTTGCGGAACTCGGTATCGACCTCGACCTGCTGTCGGGGTACGAGACGGTCGATGTGCTCGTCGGTGAGGGCCCCCTCGAGGAAGTCGAGGCGGCCGTCGACGCGTCCGACGACGTTCGGGCGTTCGAGACGTTCACCGGTGGCGACGTCGTGGCTATCGTGGCCGCGCCCGCCCAGGGAGCCGACGAGGAGCCGATCGACGACGCCCTGGTCGGCGTCGAGTTCACCCGCTATGAAGTGCCCGACACCGAACAGAGTCCCGAGGACTACGTCGCGGACCTCGAGAGCCGAAAGCGGGACCTCGAGTCCCAACTCGAGGAGATCGACGCGGAGCTCGCGGAGATCAAACAGGAGGAAGCGGCCTTCCTCCTGCGAGTCGAGGAGGAGCTGACGATCGAGGTCCAGCAGGCGGAAGCGCCGCTGCAGTTCGCGACGACCGACCACGCGTTCGTCGCGGAGGGCTGGCTCCCGACCGAGGAGTACGACCGGCTCGTCGCGACGCTGAACGATGCAGTCGGCGACAGCGTCGAGGTCGAAGAACTCGTCCGCGCCGACTACAACGACGAAGGGTATCCGACGCGGACGGAAGACGTCGACCACGGCGGCTCCGGCGGTGCCGAGGAAACGACCGAGGCGGAAGAACGGGAGGCCGCGACGCAAGAGGCGATCGCCGACGGCGGTACGACCGCTGCCAGCGGCGACGTCGTGACGATGGTCGACGAACCGCCGGTCATCCAGGACAACACCGGCCCTGCGAAGCCGTTCGAGTTCCTGCTCCGGTTGATCGATCGACCCAAGTACAGCGAACTCGACCCGACGATCGTCCTGCTGTTGACGTTCCCGGCGTTCTACGGCTTCATGTTGGGCGACCTCGGCTACGGGATGATCTACACGGCCGTCGGCTTCCTCATGTACAGCCGATTTGACGAGGACATCATCCGAAGTCTGGGTGCGATCGGCATGTGGGCCGGTGGGTTCACGATGCTGTTCGGCGTCCTCTACGGCGAGTTCTTCGGGATGCACTTCCTGGGAGAAGTCGTCTTCGGTGGCAGCCCGCCGTTGCACAAGGGTCTCCAGCCCGTGTACGCGAACTACGGACAGACGTGGCTGATGGTGAGCGTCCTGATCGGACTGGCCCACCTTACCCTCGGGTACGCCTTCGGCTTCTTCAACGATCTCGATCACGGCGTCACCGACGCGTTCCTCGAGAACGGCTCGTGGGCGCTGCTCATGGTCGGCGTCTGGGTCTGGATCTTCAGTCGCCACGGTGAGGGCGTCAAGCCGGACTTCCTGTACACCTCGTTCGGGACCGGCTCCGAGGCGGCGTTCGAACTCGGCTTCACCGGCTTCGCGACGGAGGTCGGACTCTACGCCGGCCTCCCGATCGCCGCGATCGGATTCGTGACGATGGTCTACGGCGAAGTCAAACACTACGGCGTCCTTGGCATCATCATCGGCGGGCTCGAGAGCTTCAACGTCCTCGGAGACGTGCTCTCGTACCTGCGGATTGCGGCGGTCATCCTGGCGAAGGCGGGCATGGCGTTCGTCGTCAACATGCTCTTCTTCGGGGTGTACGTCGTCGAGACCGATCACGGCGCGGAGTGGCACTTCGGTACCAGCCACGCGCCCCAGTACATGCTCGAACAGGGGACCTACCACGGTCACGAAGTGTCCGAGGTCATGTTCGGCGGCCTGCTCCACGGCGGTCTCGTGATGGCCATCCTCGGCGTGGTCATCCTCGTCGTGGGTCACATCGTCGTCCTCCTGCTCGGCATTACGAGTGCCGGCCTGCAGGGGATCCGTCTCGAGTACGTCGAGTTCTTCAATCGGTTCTACGAGGGCGGTGGCCGGACGTTCGAACCCTTCGGTGGGATTCGATCCGACGACGACTGA
- the ahaH gene encoding ATP synthase archaeal subunit H encodes MPRPEVLERIKSAEEEADEIVALADNDRDERIAEARERAEEIRTEAEQEARELKERRLEEAREEIDAECEQVLEAGEQEREQLAERARKRVGDVTDHVVDLFQEDVHAQT; translated from the coding sequence ATGCCGAGGCCAGAGGTTCTCGAACGAATTAAGTCGGCGGAGGAAGAGGCCGACGAGATCGTCGCATTGGCAGACAACGACCGCGACGAGCGGATAGCCGAGGCCCGGGAACGTGCCGAGGAGATTCGCACGGAAGCGGAACAGGAGGCCAGGGAGCTCAAAGAGCGCCGCCTGGAGGAGGCTCGCGAGGAGATCGATGCGGAGTGCGAGCAGGTCCTCGAAGCAGGCGAACAGGAGCGTGAGCAACTCGCCGAGCGCGCCCGGAAACGGGTCGGCGACGTGACCGACCACGTCGTCGACCTGTTCCAGGAGGACGTCCATGCTCAGACCTGA
- a CDS encoding methyltransferase domain-containing protein produces MGLLENKARARLFYKYLSRVYDQVNPFIWTEDMRTAALSLLDIEDDMTVLDVGCGTGFATEGLLEHVDEVYALDQSEHQLEQAYEKFGKRAPPVHFHRGDAERLPFATDTFDVVWSSGSIEYWPTPILALREFRRVLKPGGQVLVVGPNYPDNVVSQLLADSIMLFYDEYEADEMFKTAGFEDVKHAFMGPSYDPDVAITTIGRAPE; encoded by the coding sequence ATGGGACTTCTCGAGAACAAGGCCCGTGCTCGACTGTTCTATAAGTACCTTTCACGGGTCTACGATCAGGTGAACCCGTTCATCTGGACCGAGGACATGCGCACCGCGGCGCTTTCGTTGCTCGACATCGAGGACGACATGACGGTCCTCGACGTCGGCTGTGGCACCGGCTTCGCCACCGAGGGACTGCTCGAGCACGTCGACGAGGTCTACGCGCTCGACCAGAGCGAACATCAACTCGAACAGGCCTACGAGAAGTTCGGCAAACGGGCACCGCCGGTTCACTTCCACCGCGGCGACGCCGAACGGCTGCCGTTCGCGACGGACACGTTCGACGTCGTCTGGTCGTCGGGTTCGATCGAGTACTGGCCGACCCCGATCCTCGCGCTGCGGGAATTCCGTCGCGTGCTCAAACCCGGCGGCCAGGTGCTCGTCGTCGGCCCGAACTATCCCGACAACGTCGTCAGCCAACTCCTGGCCGACTCGATCATGCTCTTTTACGACGAGTACGAGGCCGACGAGATGTTCAAAACCGCCGGCTTCGAGGACGTGAAACACGCGTTCATGGGTCCGTCCTACGACCCCGACGTCGCGATCACGACGATCGGGCGCGCACCCGAGTGA
- a CDS encoding type IV pilin N-terminal domain-containing protein, translating into MSPLVGVLALLAITVCLATVVAVGVGAWSLEAPGPTAAFELSADGDRSSITIEHVAGESVDVEALSVTIAINGTELTEQPPVPFVGASGFDGSPGGPFNREADPEWTAGERASVSVAETNSPTPETDDSITVSLDVDGRRIAELETTVR; encoded by the coding sequence GTGAGCCCGCTCGTCGGCGTCCTCGCGTTGCTCGCAATTACCGTCTGCCTGGCGACGGTGGTCGCGGTCGGCGTCGGTGCATGGTCACTCGAGGCTCCCGGTCCGACGGCGGCGTTCGAACTCTCGGCCGACGGCGACCGCTCCTCGATCACGATCGAGCACGTCGCCGGTGAGTCCGTCGACGTCGAGGCACTCTCGGTGACGATCGCGATAAACGGGACGGAGCTCACCGAACAGCCCCCCGTCCCGTTCGTCGGCGCGAGCGGGTTCGATGGCTCACCTGGGGGCCCGTTCAATCGGGAAGCCGATCCGGAGTGGACGGCGGGAGAACGGGCCAGCGTGTCCGTCGCCGAGACGAACTCCCCGACGCCCGAGACGGACGATTCGATCACCGTCTCGCTCGACGTCGATGGCCGCCGGATCGCCGAACTCGAGACGACGGTCCGATGA
- a CDS encoding DUF7096 domain-containing protein, giving the protein MNNAMPALLAFLLVLSLPAMTVVAAAPDGERVDGSAAALQQELPYETAPVEAENTTNRLPLTGDVRSEHTDYGSGLGLVFASADDELRLDHEQYTLVDDEFDDATTEQQAAMVQQAYERINERADELEQREREAVRAYAAGEQSTNELLQTLLRNHKEAAMLADTLRDLEGHASRVSGYSLPADYSDYKALEYHRTPLRENLEALTDRPTRGSGLGVTVSASQTGYSLGMMDGDQYLVETARFDNRDGTDSERLQHSDAYDYTGELYPWATEDGPHFQDNSPDHYWAETGHDQGRLDFYFNSQTGNVYRETQELTAQSLPVTEETTGSSDGLELSINETPPAENVNSPIEVTVTDQATGEPEQATIIIDGIEIGKTDEDGSLWIVPTIGQSELTARTANGTVNATITS; this is encoded by the coding sequence ATGAACAACGCGATGCCTGCCCTCCTCGCGTTCCTCCTCGTCCTCTCGCTGCCTGCGATGACCGTCGTCGCAGCGGCCCCTGACGGCGAGCGCGTCGACGGATCGGCGGCGGCCCTCCAGCAGGAACTCCCGTATGAAACGGCCCCGGTCGAGGCCGAGAACACGACCAACCGTCTCCCCTTGACCGGTGACGTCAGAAGCGAGCACACCGACTACGGGAGCGGCCTCGGGCTGGTTTTCGCGAGTGCCGACGACGAACTCAGGCTCGACCACGAGCAGTACACGCTCGTCGACGACGAGTTCGACGATGCAACCACTGAGCAGCAAGCAGCGATGGTCCAGCAGGCCTACGAGCGTATCAACGAACGGGCCGACGAACTCGAGCAACGCGAGCGCGAGGCAGTCCGAGCATACGCAGCCGGCGAGCAATCGACGAACGAACTCCTCCAGACGTTGCTGCGAAACCACAAGGAGGCGGCGATGCTGGCCGATACCCTCCGGGACCTCGAGGGGCACGCAAGCCGGGTTTCCGGATATTCGCTGCCGGCTGACTACTCCGACTACAAGGCCCTGGAGTACCACCGAACGCCGCTCCGAGAGAACCTCGAAGCACTCACCGATCGCCCGACGCGTGGGAGCGGACTCGGCGTGACCGTCTCGGCTTCACAGACGGGGTACAGCCTCGGGATGATGGACGGGGATCAGTACCTCGTCGAAACGGCTCGGTTCGATAACCGGGACGGAACGGACTCGGAACGGCTGCAACACAGCGACGCCTACGATTACACCGGTGAGCTCTATCCGTGGGCGACCGAAGACGGTCCCCACTTCCAGGACAACAGTCCGGACCACTACTGGGCCGAGACGGGACACGATCAGGGCCGGCTCGATTTCTACTTCAACAGCCAGACCGGAAACGTCTATCGCGAGACACAGGAACTGACCGCACAATCGCTCCCCGTAACGGAAGAGACGACGGGGTCCAGTGACGGGCTCGAGCTGTCGATCAACGAGACGCCGCCGGCGGAGAACGTTAACAGTCCGATCGAAGTGACGGTGACCGACCAGGCGACCGGCGAACCCGAGCAGGCAACCATCATCATTGACGGGATCGAAATCGGGAAAACCGACGAGGACGGGTCGCTGTGGATCGTTCCAACCATCGGCCAATCAGAGCTGACGGCACGGACTGCAAACGGGACCGTCAACGCGACGATCACGTCCTAA
- a CDS encoding helix-turn-helix transcriptional regulator — MRMSTAAALALTVLLATSSLGAVTAATPSTPASTTGERSPPTSPSPALALEQPESVSALQSSSPPLESPETRQVIRVRITDDGDAEWYIESRFLVTDDSEAETFHEYADAVMAGQRDPQYDPRVFDRYASRVADSNSREMSVENAGWDEARIDPLETDEEPATNGDDVRIGVLSYSFTWTNFGTVDGDRIRVGDSFQTTEGLLFESLASWQRLVIEPPENYGFVDAPTGTENSALVWNGPHHFEEDGLEITLLQGAGPNSPSSNTTVLIAALLGVVALIGAGGYVLARRQTDGDREGATDPLASLATTGPLGLLKRLDPRERDGNGSDGTTTHGDGSAEPVANAAVDSPAAADTDGGSGTHLEFEESVDDEIDPELLSDEERVLRLLKRNGGRMKQASIVTETGWSNAKVSQLLSKMDDDDEIEKLRIGRENLITLPGVDPTEVE, encoded by the coding sequence ATGCGGATGTCCACCGCCGCCGCACTCGCCCTCACAGTCCTCCTCGCTACGTCCAGTCTGGGGGCAGTGACCGCCGCCACACCGTCGACGCCTGCGTCGACGACTGGTGAGCGGTCCCCGCCGACGTCTCCCTCCCCAGCCTTAGCCCTCGAGCAGCCAGAGTCGGTATCGGCCCTCCAATCGTCCTCACCGCCCCTCGAGAGTCCCGAGACGCGGCAGGTGATCCGGGTTCGCATCACCGACGATGGCGATGCGGAATGGTATATCGAAAGCCGGTTCCTCGTGACCGACGACTCCGAGGCCGAAACCTTCCACGAGTACGCCGACGCGGTCATGGCGGGCCAGCGGGACCCACAGTACGATCCGCGAGTGTTCGACCGGTACGCGAGCCGCGTTGCCGACTCGAACAGCCGCGAGATGAGCGTCGAGAACGCCGGCTGGGACGAGGCACGGATCGACCCCCTCGAGACCGACGAAGAACCGGCCACGAACGGCGACGATGTCCGAATTGGTGTCCTTTCGTATTCGTTCACCTGGACGAACTTCGGAACCGTCGACGGGGATCGGATTCGCGTCGGCGACAGCTTCCAGACGACCGAGGGACTCCTGTTCGAGTCGTTAGCCAGTTGGCAACGGCTCGTCATCGAACCCCCGGAGAACTACGGCTTCGTCGACGCGCCGACAGGAACCGAAAATAGCGCGCTCGTCTGGAATGGCCCCCATCACTTCGAGGAGGACGGCCTCGAGATCACGCTCCTTCAGGGGGCTGGCCCGAACTCGCCGAGTTCGAATACGACCGTGCTGATCGCTGCGCTTCTCGGAGTCGTCGCCCTCATCGGGGCTGGCGGCTACGTCCTCGCGAGGCGACAGACCGACGGCGACCGGGAGGGGGCGACCGATCCGCTGGCGTCGCTCGCAACCACCGGGCCACTCGGGCTGTTGAAGCGACTCGATCCCCGCGAACGTGACGGGAACGGTTCCGATGGGACCACGACCCACGGCGATGGGAGCGCCGAACCGGTCGCCAACGCGGCGGTCGACTCGCCCGCAGCCGCCGATACCGACGGCGGATCGGGCACCCACCTCGAGTTCGAGGAATCGGTCGACGACGAAATCGACCCCGAACTGTTAAGCGACGAGGAACGCGTCCTTCGATTGCTCAAACGAAACGGCGGTCGGATGAAACAGGCCTCAATCGTCACGGAGACCGGCTGGTCGAACGCCAAGGTCTCACAGCTCCTCTCGAAGATGGACGACGACGACGAGATCGAGAAGCTCCGGATCGGCCGGGAAAACCTCATCACGCTGCCGGGCGTCGATCCGACCGAGGTGGAGTGA